GCCGGTGATGAGGGCGGCCTTGCCCTCGAGTCCGATATTCATGTGTTGCCTGGAAGTGATGAGGAGGCGGCGCGCCAGCGCACCTGCACGCCGGCGTCGTCTTCGTAAGGGCGGATCAGTTCGCTGTAGTCGGCTTCGGGGCCGACGCGTGCGGCAGCCTGCGACCAGCCCGCGAAGGCAGCTTGCGCCATCCCGGCAGGCAGCCCGCGCGCGCCGGCTTCGTCGATGAACAGCGAGAGATCCTTGAGCATCAGCCCGAGCGGTCCACCGTAGTCGAAGGTGCCGGGCAGGATGGACTTTGGAAACTTGTCGAGGGTGGCGGCGTTGCGGCCCGACCCGGCATTGATGGCCGCCACCAGGGTGCCGGCATCGAGCCCGGCCTGCACGCCCAGCACGACGCCTTCGCACGAGGCGACCATGGCCGCCGCCGAAATCGCGTTGTTCACCAGCTTGCACACCTGCGCCAGACCCGGCCGGTCGCCGACGTCGAACTGCTTGCCGGCCAGTGCCTGCAACTGCGGGCGTACCGTCGCCACGTGTTCGGCCGCACCCGCGTGCATGACGGAGAGCGTTCCGGCCTCGGCGCCCTTCGGTCCGCCGCTGACCGGAGCGTCCACCAGGGCGATGCCGCGGGTCGCCAGCATGGCGGCCATGTCGCGGACGGAGGCCGGGCCGACGGTGGAGGTCTCGACCACGACACGCACGGCGCTGCCGGTCGCCAGCTCCTTGGCCACCGCCTGCGCCGCCTCCACCGAAGGCAGGCAGAGGAACACGGTCCCGGCGCGGTCGGCCACATCGCGGGCCGATGCGCCTACGGTGGCGCCCAAGGCCTGGAAGCTGGCGCAGGCCGCAGCCGAGAGGTCGTGCACCACCAGCGGGAATCCTGCGGCGGCCAACCGGCGCGCGAGCGCGCCGCCCATGTGGCCGAGTCCGATGAAGCCGGTGGTCTGCATGGAACGCAGGTTAGCGGCCAAGTCGGCGACGGGGAAGATAGAAGAGTCCACATGGCGGAACGCTCAAGACCCGCACCGAGACTGGCTCAGGCGGGCGCCGCCAGTTGCAGGCGCGCCTCGATCTGCGCCTTGCTGGCGCGCAACAGGTTCGCCAGCAGGTCCAGGCGCTTCTCGATGCGAAAGCGCAAGGCGCAGATCGAGATCCCCATGATCGGCGTGCCGTAGGCGTTCTGCACCGCAATGCCGATCGACATGATCTCGGGCGCCTCGCCCGGCGCATTGACGGCGTAGCCCGCCTGACGCGCCTGTCGCACCATGCCCTTCAGCGCATCGACGTCCGGCTCGCCCGCCGCGCGCAACCGCGCCGCGTTGGCGTCGAGGATCCGGCCGGCGGATTCGGGCGGCATGGCCGCCAGCATGGCGATGCTGCCGGCCCCGCTGCCCATCGGGCGGCGACGGCCGACCTCCAGCATGAAGGCCTTGACCGGGTAACTGCCTTCGCGGCGGTCGAGGCAGACGCCGTCGAGGCCGCTGCCGATGATGGCGAAGACCGTGTCACCGCTGCCTTCGGCCACCGCGGCCAGGGCATCGCTGCTCACGCCATACAGCGCCAGCGGCGGCTGGGCCACCAGCCCGAGCTCGTAGACCAGCGGGCCCAGCAGGTAGCCGCGGGTGGCGGGGTTCTGGCGGACCAGTCCTTCCTCGACCAGCCGCCGCAGGATGCGGTGGGCGGTGGGGCGCTCCAGCTCCAGTGCTCGCGCGAGTTCGGCCAGGCCGATCTCGCGGCGCGCGCTGCCGGCGATCGCGCGCAGCAGGGCGGCCGCGCGCGCCACCGCCTGGGTGCCCGAGGCACCGCCGGCGGCCCGTGGGGGAAGGAACTTGTTGAGCGCATCCATGGTCCACATTCTGGACTACACGTGCTCACTGCCACGTGATCGAGAACGGCTGCTTCTGGACCCTTGGCAGACGTGTCTCGTGCGTCTGCTTTCCGAGGCTCGAAGTCACCTGCAACGGCCCGCACCGGACGGAAGCGCCTACTTGGATATCCTGGCCGCCGCCGCCTTCAGGGCCTGCGCGAAATCCGCGGCCGCCGGCTTCGCCACCGCTCCCCTGCGCGACACCAGGAAGAGGTCGAGGTGCGCCGCGGGTTCGACCAGCATGGCCACGCTCAGCCCGTGGCGAAGGCACTCGTCCAGCACGAACGAAGGAACGATGGCATGCCCGTGCCCGGCCTGCACCATGCCGATCAGCGTTCCGATCAGGTTCATGCGCGGGCGCTCCTGTGGCTCGCTGCCCAGCCGCACCAGGTGCTTCTCGATCAGCGCCTGGATCGGGTTGTCCGTGGGCAGGCTCACCAAGGGCAGGCCCTTGAGGCTGCTCCAAGGCCGGCTGTGCCCCAGGCCGGGGGGCTGCGTGCCGGGCGGACTGATCCGCATCAGGCGGAAGCGACACAGTGGCTCGCGCAGCAGGCCCGCGGCCGGCTTGATGAAAAAGCCCAGCCCGATGTCCGCCTCTTCCTCGAGCACCCGCCGGCGCACCATGTTCACGTCCACGTCGGCCAGGTGCACGCGCACGTGGGGATGGGTGTCTGTGAACGCGCGCACCACGCCCGGCAGCAGCGTCGACGCCACCATCGGGGTGGCCGCCACGTCGAGGCGCGACCGTACGGCGGCCTGGGCGCCACCGATCACGGCCTGCAGGGTGCGCAGCTCGCCGACGATGCGCTCGGCCACGGACTGCAGACGCCGGCCCGCCTCGGTGAGCGTCACCGAGCGGGTGGTGCGCTCGAAGAGCCGCGCCCCCACCTGCTCCTCCAGTTCCTTGACCAGCATGCTCACGCCCGAGGGCGACATCGGGATGGCTTCGGCGGCCTTGGCAAAGCTCTGCAACCGGCAAATTTCGAGGAATGTGAGCAGCTGGCGGCTGCTCACATTCATCAGCTTTCCTGAAGAATTCATCAAAATGTTCCGTTTGATTCAGATCAAGGAACCGCTTCCAATTGTGTAGTAGCGCGGCGCGGGAGCGCCGGACGCACCAGCCTGGGAGAAAGATGAATACGGACAGGAAAGAAGCCGGCCCGCAGGAGGCCGGCGTTGTGATCGTCGGCGGTGGGCCTGTCGGCCTGGGCCTCGCCATCGAGCTGGGCCAGCGCGGCATCCGCTGCACGGTGGTGGAGCGCTACCCGCAGCCGCAGCCCATCCCCAAGGGGCAGAACCTGACCCAGCGCACCATGGAGCACTTCCACTTCTGGGGCGCCGAGCAGGAGTTGCGCGCCGCGCGCACCATCCCGCCGGAGTACGGCATCGGCGGCCTCACCGCCTACGGCACGTTGCTGGGCCCCTACCACTACGACTGGCTGCAGCGCGACCTGGTCAAGCCCTTCTACTACACCGCCAACGAGCGCCTGCCGCAATACGCCACCGAGGCGGTGCTGCGCGCCCGCGCGGCGCAGCTGCCCAGCGTCGAAACGCTGTACGGCTGGAACGCCGAGAGCGTGGCGCAGGACGCCGACGGCGTGACGGTGACCCTCCACGAGCGCAAGGGCGAGGGCCGCCGCACGCTGCGCGCGGCCTATGCGGTGGGCTGCGATGGCGCCCGCTCCGGCGTGCGCGAGCAGGCCGGCATGACCCAGACCCGTACCGACCACGACCGCGTGATGGTGCTGCTGGTGTTCAAGTCGCGCCAGTTGCACCAGCTGCTGCAGCGCTACCCCGGCAAGAGCTACTACAACGTGCTGCAGCCTGAACTCCAGGGCTACTGGAAGTTCCTGGGCCGGGTGGACCTGGGCAGTACCTGGTTCTTCCACGCGCCGGTGCCGGCCGGCACCACGGCCGACAACTTTGACTTCAAGCACTTCCTGAACGAGGCGGTGGGGGCGGACTTCGAGGTGGAGTTCGAGCACATCGGCTTCTGGGACCTGCGCTTCGCGATTGCCGACAGCTACCGCAAAGGACGCGTGTTCATAGCCGGCGACGCCGCGCACAGCCATCCGCCCTATGGCGGCTACGGCGTCAACTCCGGGCTTGAGGATGCGCGCAACCTGGGCTGGAAGCTGGCCGCCACGTTGCAGGGCTGGGGCGGCGACGCCCTGCTGGACTCGTACGACGCCGAGCGGCGGCCGGTGTTCGCCAGCACCATCCACGACTTCATCGCCAAGGCGATCGCCGACGACAGGCAATTCCTGGAGGCGCACGACCCGGCGCGCGACAAGGCCGGCTTCGAGGCCGCCTGGCAGGCGCGCGCCCAGGGCGCGGTGGGCGAGGTGCATGCCTTCGAGCCGCACTACGAGGGCTCGCCGGTGGTGTGGCCGGGCGCCGGCACGGGCCGCGCCTGCAGCGCCAGGGGCGCGCACAAGTTCGAAGCGCGCGCCGGCCACCACATCGCCCCGGCAACGCTGGCCGACGGCCGCAACGTGTTCGAGGCCTTCGGCCCCGGCTTCACGCTGCTGGCACTGGGCGCGGATGCGGCCGGCGTGCAGGCCTTTCGCGATGCGGCGGCGGCGCTGGGGCTGCCGCTGCAGGTGGTGCAGGATCCGGCCCCTGGCGAAGCCGCGCGCTACGCCGCACGCTGGGTGCTGGTGCGGCCGGACCAGTTCGTGGCCTGGGCCGCGGCAGATGCCGCCATCACCCCCGACAGCGCGCGCCGCGTGCTGGCGCTGGCCCAGGGCCGCGCGCCCGAAAGCCCCCTCTTCCCGAACGACACAGGAGACGCATGATGCACAAGAACCCCGCTTCCCTCCCCCGCCGCACCGCGCTGCAGCTGGCCGCCGCTCTCGGCGCTGCCTCGCTGCTGGGCGGGCTGGCGCCGGCCTTCGCGCAGGACAGGTTCCCCACCGGCGCGGTGAAGATCGTGGTGCCCTTCGGCCCGGCCACCGGCCCGGACATCCTGGGCCGCACCATCGGCCAGAAGCTCTCGGAAAAGTGGGGCCAGCCGCTGGTGGTGGAGAACAAGAGCGGCGCCAGCTCCATGATCGGCACCAAGTTCGTGGCCGCTTCGGCGCCCGACGGCCACACGCTGCTGGTGACGGCCAACACGCTGATCCTCAACAAGGCGCTCAAGCCCAACGCCGACTACGACCCGATCAACGACATCGTGGCAGTGGCGCCGCTGGCCATCGGGCGCCTGACACTGGTGGCGCACCCCAGCCTGGGTGTCAAGAGCGTGCAGGAGCTGATCGCCATGGCCAAGGCCAAGCCGGGCGCGATCGACTATGCCTCGCCCGCCAACGGCACACCGCACCACCTGGCGATGGAGCTGTTCAAGCAAGGCACGGGCGTGGACCTCACGCACATCCCTTACACCAGCACGCCGGCGGCGGTGAAGGACGTGCTGGGCGGCCAGGTCAAGCTGATGTTCCTGCCCATCCACGTGGCACTGCCGCACGTGCAGGCCGGCAAGCTGGTGATGCTGGCCTCCGGCGGCAAGCAGCGCGCCGAGACCACACCCGACGTGCCCTCGGTGGCCGAAGCCAGCGGCGTGAAGGACTTCGACGCCGACATCTGGTACGGCATGTACGCGCCGGCCGGCACGCCCCCGGCGCTGGTGAACCGCCTGAACGCGGAGGTGAACGCGCTGCTGGGCTCGCCGGAGCTCAAGGCGATGTTCGAGAGGCAGGGCCTGAGCCCGCTCACCGGCACGCCGCAAGACCTGGCCAAGCTCACGCGCGACGACCTGGCGCGCTGGAACAAGGTGGTGAAGGCCGCGGGCATCAAGGCGGACTGAGACATGCAGCATCCCCTGGAGATCCACCGCCTCGTGACCGAGGACGAAGTCACGATCCAGATCGCCTGGATGCCGCCGCGCGACCCGGCCGCGCCGGTACTGCTGGCCACCCACGGCGTGGGCAACACCTTCACGCTGTCGGGCCTGTGGCGGGCGCTGCAGCTGCTGGCCGCGCGCGGCTGGGGCGTGGCCATGATCAACAACCGCGGCCACGACTGGGTGGCCATGAACCCGGGCGACCGCCGCTGGATCGGTGCGGCCTACGAAACGGTGGAGGAAAGCCGCTTCGACTTCCAGGCCGGCCAGCGCTGGCTGCGCGAGCGCGGGCACCGCCGCATCGTGATCGCGGGGCACAGCCTGGGCGGGCTGAAGGCCGCCTACACGCAGGCGCACTTTCCCGGCGAGGACGTGGTGGCGCTGGCGATGTTCTCGTCGCCGCGCCTGCCGGACGACAAGGTGTGGGACTGGCCGGCGCACCAGCAGTTGCTGGCGCGCTGCCGCGAGATGGTGGCGCAGGGCCGGGGCGAAGAGCTGATGCACGTCGACATGCCGACCAACACGCCGGCCATGAAGGGCCTGATGTGCTACCGGACCTACATCAACAAGTACGGGCCGGAGGCGGCGACGACGACGCTCGCGTTCGCCGACAAGATCCGCGTGCCGACCTTCCTCCTGGCCGGCGAGCTGGAAAAGCCGCAGCTGTCCTTCTCCATCGACATGGAAGAGGCGCTGGTGAATGCGCCGTCGGTCCAGCGCGTGATGGTGAGGGGCTGCGACCACATCTACACCGACCGGCACCAGCAGGTGGCGGACGCGGCGCACGAGTGGCTGGTCAAGCAGGGATAGATCCTCGGCTCACTTCTTCCGCCCTGAGCCAGTCGTGTTCAGGGCTGCTTCTGGCCGAAAGCGGCCTAGCTTGCGATCCGGTTTGGTGGCAATTCGACCCCTGCCCCGGAAACCCGTGCGCCCACCCTCTGGGTGTTGAGAGCGTGCGAGATCGGCCAGCATCGATTCCAGGAGAGATCGATGTGGTACGGTCGCCGCTTCGATCTGCGCATTGGCATTCACGCGCAGCGGGCAGAGACCTCGGTAGCCCTCTAATTCCTTAAAGGCGCACAGATGAAATTTCGCAAAGTGATTCCCGCCGCTAGGGGCGGCGAATCCGCCCGCTTCAGCGACGGCATCCTGGCCGGCAGCACCCTCTACGTGGCCGCCCAGATCGGCGTCGACGCGAACGGGGTGGCCTCGCCCGACGTGGCGCAGCAATGCCGCCAGACCTGGTCCAATATGGAAGCAGTCCTATCGGAGGCGGGCATGGGCATCGAGAACATCGTTAAGACCACGGTATTCCTGACTGACCGGGCCGACTTCCCGACCTACGCTGCAGTGCGCGACGAAGTGCTCAAGGGCCACAAGCCCGCAACCACCCTCGTCTACGTGTCCGGCCTGTTCAAGCCGGAACTGAAGGTGGAAATCGAGGCGATCGCCGTGAATGATGGAGTGTGAAGTCGCCTGCGCCACATCGACGCAAGCCAACAATGGCTGCTTGGGGTCGGGACCGGCCCTTGAATGACGCGCATCGTGAGTCTCTCTCAAAGGAGCTCACATGCGCACCGCAGCACAATCGCAGCACAACGCCTGGAACAAGGGTCGTCTTCTGGGCCAGAAGCCGCCACTGAAGCCAAAGGAGATCTGGTCCATCCGGACCCGTCTCCAGCTGTCAACCCAAACGCGTGACTTGGCTTTGTTCAACCTGGCGTTGGACGGCAAGCTACGAGGCTGTGACCTCACCGGCTTGCGCGTGCGGGAGGTCTTTTTGGGAGACATCCCCGCTTCTCGCGCGATCGTCATGCAGCGCAAGACGCAGCGCCCAGTGCAGTTCGAGATCACTGAGCCCACGCGCGACGCTTTGGCCGCATGGGTTTTGCGTCGGCAGCTGCGCCCTGGAGACTACCTCTTCCCAGGGCGGGGATCCGGGGCTCACCTATCCCTGCAAGTGGATGACGCGCTCGAAATTTCGGAACAGGTCGAGATCTAGGCTGCTTTCGACCCAAAGCAGCCGTGATTGCAGTTAGGGGCTGCGAGTAGTCCGTCCAGCGCGCTGCGCACGCGCTGCCGACGCGGCGTAGGCCTCGAAGCAGCGACTGATGTAGGGCGCGGGCCGATAAGACTCCGACTTCTTGGCGTCTGTATGCCGATATGGCAATCGGCTCGGCTCGCGCGGTAGCAAGATGGCCTCCACGTTACGGGCGATACGCAATGCCGCCACATAGCCGCAGCTGAACCCGCCGCGCGCACACCCGAGGCGCAACCCGGCCACGTCACGGGTTTTTTCTGAACCTTAAGGACGGTGGGCACGACCGCCGGAACGCGCTCGGCCGCGTCCGGGTGAGACAAGTTGATACCCGCGGCTGAGGCCATTCGGGTCAAGCCTGCCCGGAGAATGGCATGCGGCTTTTTCAGGAGAAACACAGGTGGTCAATCTGACGACGAATCCAGACTTCACGACCGACAGCACCACGGTGTCGACGACCCCGGCCGGAGCCGACTCGAAGGAAACGCGCGACTGGACCGGCAACGGCCATGAGCGCATCCATCGCTTCACCGGCACGATGCACCGGGCCATAGACAGCATCGAGCAGCGGCTGAGCTCAGCCGGCGGCATGTCCTCGACCCAGTCCCGGTACGGCGAGCAGGCCCGGCAGTACGGCGACAGGGTGCGCACGCGGATGAACGAACAAGCGCTGCAGGCTGTCGGCATCATGCTGGCGGCCGGCGTCCTCCTCGACCGGCTGTTCCTTCGCAAGCCGAAGGTGCGGGTGGTCGAGGTGCCGGTCCACCCGCGCTCGACCTGGGGCGCCAGCCCCGTGTTCGAACAGCACACCCGGCGCTGGAGCGACGCCGCGGATGCGCACCTGCAGCGCGCCAGGAGGACGGGTGAGAAGGCGGCCGGCAAGGCCTCGATGGCCACCGCTTCGGGGATTGCAGGCGCCAAGGCCGCAACGTCCAGCCTCGCGCGCGAAGCGTATGCCTTGCCGCTTCAGATGCGCCAGGCCACGCAGCGGCTGATGGCGCGCTCGCAGGAGTACGGCAGCATGGCACGCTCCGGCATGGAGACGCATCCTTGGGCCGGCCTGGGCGCCGTGCTCGCCGCCAGCAGCCTGCTGACGACGGCGTTGATGCGGCGCCGGAACCCGGACCCGGGCATGGCCTACATCAACGTGGAAGAACGAGGCAAGGATGCCGCGTGGCGGCGGAGCGGATACGACACCGGATTCGGCGGGATGACCTCTTCGCGGCCGGTGGCGTCGGGCGTGGTGGTACTCGGCCTCGGGATGCTCGCCGGCATGATGCTGAGGCGGCGCATGGAGTGAGCGCATCGGAGCGCGCAGCCAGTTCCCTGGCTTTCGAGGAGGCAGCCCCGCGACGGGACTCCTCCTCCAGCACGCACTCAGTCTAGCCGGCGCGAGGCGCCGAACGCGTTCATCGGCCCGCAAGCGGCGCAAGCGGCGCCGGCGGACCCTGCAGGGATCTTCGAACCGCGGCGCGCTCGACCGTGCAACGATCGCAGGCCATCTTCAGCTGGACGGGTGCAACAGTTCATTGTGCAGCTCGCACATCCAACTCAAGCGCCTAGAGTGGCTACTGCTCCACTCACCCGGAGGGACCGATGTCTAACCGACCAAAGCGCGCGCAGGCGCAGAGTTCTGCCAACGAGACCGCACAAGCGGCCCTGTCCGCCAGCTTCAGTTCGGCGTCCGAACTGACCCGGGAGCAGCTGGCTTTCAGCGCCGAGAACCTGGCGGCCTGGTTCCGCGCCGCGGAAGCCCTGCAATTGGCGCAGCTGCACCTGTCGCAGCGCGCCGCCTTGCTGCACCGGCAGGCCGCAGAGAACCTGCGCAATGCCTCCACTCCGTGGGAGATGCTGTCCGTCCAGGCGAACCTGGCGCTGTACGACTTCCAGGAAGGCATGCGCTTCCTGCAGGAGGCCCTGGTCGCCAGCACCCGGGCCGGCGGTGACGTGAGTGCAGCCGCACAGAAACGCGAGCAGGACGAGGCCCCCCAAGCC
The sequence above is a segment of the Ramlibacter tataouinensis genome. Coding sequences within it:
- a CDS encoding alpha/beta hydrolase, encoding MQHPLEIHRLVTEDEVTIQIAWMPPRDPAAPVLLATHGVGNTFTLSGLWRALQLLAARGWGVAMINNRGHDWVAMNPGDRRWIGAAYETVEESRFDFQAGQRWLRERGHRRIVIAGHSLGGLKAAYTQAHFPGEDVVALAMFSSPRLPDDKVWDWPAHQQLLARCREMVAQGRGEELMHVDMPTNTPAMKGLMCYRTYINKYGPEAATTTLAFADKIRVPTFLLAGELEKPQLSFSIDMEEALVNAPSVQRVMVRGCDHIYTDRHQQVADAAHEWLVKQG
- a CDS encoding NAD(P)-dependent oxidoreductase, coding for MQTTGFIGLGHMGGALARRLAAAGFPLVVHDLSAAACASFQALGATVGASARDVADRAGTVFLCLPSVEAAQAVAKELATGSAVRVVVETSTVGPASVRDMAAMLATRGIALVDAPVSGGPKGAEAGTLSVMHAGAAEHVATVRPQLQALAGKQFDVGDRPGLAQVCKLVNNAISAAAMVASCEGVVLGVQAGLDAGTLVAAINAGSGRNAATLDKFPKSILPGTFDYGGPLGLMLKDLSLFIDEAGARGLPAGMAQAAFAGWSQAAARVGPEADYSELIRPYEDDAGVQVRWRAASSSLPGNT
- a CDS encoding LysR family transcriptional regulator, whose product is MNVSSRQLLTFLEICRLQSFAKAAEAIPMSPSGVSMLVKELEEQVGARLFERTTRSVTLTEAGRRLQSVAERIVGELRTLQAVIGGAQAAVRSRLDVAATPMVASTLLPGVVRAFTDTHPHVRVHLADVDVNMVRRRVLEEEADIGLGFFIKPAAGLLREPLCRFRLMRISPPGTQPPGLGHSRPWSSLKGLPLVSLPTDNPIQALIEKHLVRLGSEPQERPRMNLIGTLIGMVQAGHGHAIVPSFVLDECLRHGLSVAMLVEPAAHLDLFLVSRRGAVAKPAAADFAQALKAAAARISK
- a CDS encoding FAD-dependent monooxygenase, whose amino-acid sequence is MNTDRKEAGPQEAGVVIVGGGPVGLGLAIELGQRGIRCTVVERYPQPQPIPKGQNLTQRTMEHFHFWGAEQELRAARTIPPEYGIGGLTAYGTLLGPYHYDWLQRDLVKPFYYTANERLPQYATEAVLRARAAQLPSVETLYGWNAESVAQDADGVTVTLHERKGEGRRTLRAAYAVGCDGARSGVREQAGMTQTRTDHDRVMVLLVFKSRQLHQLLQRYPGKSYYNVLQPELQGYWKFLGRVDLGSTWFFHAPVPAGTTADNFDFKHFLNEAVGADFEVEFEHIGFWDLRFAIADSYRKGRVFIAGDAAHSHPPYGGYGVNSGLEDARNLGWKLAATLQGWGGDALLDSYDAERRPVFASTIHDFIAKAIADDRQFLEAHDPARDKAGFEAAWQARAQGAVGEVHAFEPHYEGSPVVWPGAGTGRACSARGAHKFEARAGHHIAPATLADGRNVFEAFGPGFTLLALGADAAGVQAFRDAAAALGLPLQVVQDPAPGEAARYAARWVLVRPDQFVAWAAADAAITPDSARRVLALAQGRAPESPLFPNDTGDA
- a CDS encoding IclR family transcriptional regulator — encoded protein: MDALNKFLPPRAAGGASGTQAVARAAALLRAIAGSARREIGLAELARALELERPTAHRILRRLVEEGLVRQNPATRGYLLGPLVYELGLVAQPPLALYGVSSDALAAVAEGSGDTVFAIIGSGLDGVCLDRREGSYPVKAFMLEVGRRRPMGSGAGSIAMLAAMPPESAGRILDANAARLRAAGEPDVDALKGMVRQARQAGYAVNAPGEAPEIMSIGIAVQNAYGTPIMGISICALRFRIEKRLDLLANLLRASKAQIEARLQLAAPA
- a CDS encoding RidA family protein; its protein translation is MKFRKVIPAARGGESARFSDGILAGSTLYVAAQIGVDANGVASPDVAQQCRQTWSNMEAVLSEAGMGIENIVKTTVFLTDRADFPTYAAVRDEVLKGHKPATTLVYVSGLFKPELKVEIEAIAVNDGV
- a CDS encoding Bug family tripartite tricarboxylate transporter substrate binding protein — protein: MMHKNPASLPRRTALQLAAALGAASLLGGLAPAFAQDRFPTGAVKIVVPFGPATGPDILGRTIGQKLSEKWGQPLVVENKSGASSMIGTKFVAASAPDGHTLLVTANTLILNKALKPNADYDPINDIVAVAPLAIGRLTLVAHPSLGVKSVQELIAMAKAKPGAIDYASPANGTPHHLAMELFKQGTGVDLTHIPYTSTPAAVKDVLGGQVKLMFLPIHVALPHVQAGKLVMLASGGKQRAETTPDVPSVAEASGVKDFDADIWYGMYAPAGTPPALVNRLNAEVNALLGSPELKAMFERQGLSPLTGTPQDLAKLTRDDLARWNKVVKAAGIKAD